GGCGCTCGCGGAGCCGTTCACGGCCGCCGGTGCGCCGACCGATCGCGTTCGTCCTGGACGCCGGTCGATCACGTCGTCGCGTACGTGGGATCGATCGCGCTCATCAGCGCGATCCGCGCGCCGTGGAGTTCGAGGATCCGCTCGTGGCCGTCCGCGATGCGGCTGTCGGCGGCGCAGCCGTCGCCCTCGATGAGGGCGCCGCCGCCGTCGACGCAGCCGCTCACGTGGCCGTCGCCGGGCCCCGCGTCCGCCGCCGGCGAGTCGCCCGCGATCGCGCCGGCCAGTTCCGCGCGCAGCGCCGCGTCGCCGACGGTGCCCGATTCCACGTAGTAGACCGACGTGCCGTCGGGTGCGGGCGTCATCACGCCCTGAAGGCGCGGCTCGGCGAGGGCGACCGGGATCGGCAACCCCAGCGCGCCGGCGACAACCAGCGCGCACGCGAGCGAACGCTTCATCGTCCAACCTCCTGCCGCATCGCCGGGCGCGCGCCGCGGTTCCGTCACCCCGGGGCGCCCCGCGCGCGGTCCGGCGCGGCGGCGACCGCCGCCCCCGGCGCGGGCCGCGCGCGCGTGAGGCCATCGGACGCGCTGGTCGGCCCGCGGAGCAGATACGACATCGTGAGCGTCGCGACGATGACGAGGATGATCACCGCCAGCGTCACCGCACCGCGCCGCGCCCCGTCGCCCGCCCGGTCGTCGAACAGGTGGCGCGCGACGAATGCGCCAGTCGATTGCAAACGCGACCGCGAGCCCGCGTCGCGCGCCTCGCCGTCGACCGCGTCGCGCGCGTCGCCGCCGGCCGCGTCGCGCGCGTCGCCGCCGACCGCGTCGCGCGCGTCGCCGCCGACCGCGTCGCGCGCGTCGCCGCCGACCGCGTCCGCCGTCCGACCCGACGCCGACTCGGCGGGGGCGCCCCGCCCGCCGGCGTCCGCCGCCGCGCGGCTGTCCGCGTAGGCCCGCACGATCGCGTCTCCGTCGAGGCCGACGCAGCGAGCGTACGCGCGCAAGAACCCGCGCGCGAACACATCCGCCGGCAGCTCGTCGAACGCGCCGCGCTCGAGCGCAGCCAGCGATCGCACCGGCACCTTGGTGACGCGCGCGATGTCGTCGACCGACAGGCCCTTGCCCTCGCGGGCGTCGCGCAGCTGCTGGCCGACCTGCTCGGGCGTGACGCGGGACCGGCGCGAGCGCGTCATGTCACGGCACCAGCGCGCGGCACTCGGCCGCGACGCAGCTTTGCGGAGCCAGCGCGACGCACGCCTGCGCGACGCGCGGCAGGTTGGCTCCGAGCCCGGTCTGGACGTACGTCTTCATGAGGTAAAGGTGTGCTTCCTGAATCGGGCAAACCCGCAGTTGGGCCGCCACCTTTTCGAATTCGGCCAGCGCTTTGTCCCACTCTTTGCGGGCGAAGTAAACCCGGCCGAGACGGTAATGCGCCAGGCACATGTCCGGTTCGAACCGCAGCGCCTGGCGCAGCTCCGCGGCGGCCTCCGGTAGGCGGCCGAGGTGGAAGTACACCCACGCCAGGTTCGTCCGGGTGAGCGACGGGTTCTGCAGGGTCGCGGCGTTCTCGAGCGCCTTGCGGAACGCCGCCGCCGCCGCCTCGTACTCCTCGAGCTGCAGCAACACCGCGCCCAGGTTGGAGTACGCCTCGCCGTAGTCGCGGCGGGCGGCGATCGCGTCCTCGAAGTGGGCCCGGGCGTCGAGCAGGTGGCGATCCTTCTTTTTGGACAGGCCCTCGGCGTCGACGCCGGTGAGACAGTCGTCGATCTCGAGAATCTTGTGCATGTCGGCCGCGCGCAGCACGTCGATCAGGCCGAGGTAGTTGTGGGCGCGGTGATCGTGCGGATCGAACTGGAGGGCCTTTTTGCACTCGGTTTCCGCCGCCTCGTACTCGCGCTTCGTCAGCAGCTCGGCGCACAGGTCGAGGCGCGTCTGCGCCTTGCCGCGATCGACGTGCTGGCCGCCCCCGCACCCCGCAGCGACCGCCAGGGCCGCGGCGGCAAGAAACACGAGCGATTCAAAACGCTTACAAGACGGCAAGACACGCGGACGGTAGCCGACGGGTATGACAGTTGTCAACGCGCCGCGCGGCGGCGCCAGGGCCACGCTCCGCGGGTGTCCGCGCCGCCGGCGCCGCGTGGAAACCGGCGGGCGCGCGCGCCCGATGCGGCGGCGACCGCACCGCCGAAATAGTAGCATCGCCCCATGCCCGCCACCGCAGCCCGCTCCACGTCTCCGTCCGTTGGTCCCGACGACACCGGGTTCATCGCCAGCCGCGACGGTACCGCGCTGTACGTCGAATGGTTTGACGCGGCCACCGACGCCGCGCCCGGTCTCGCCATCGTGTTGCACGGCTACGCCGAACACTGCGGGCGCTACCACGAGGTCGCGCGGGTGCTCGCCGACCTCGGCATGCCGACGCTCACCTTCGACTTCCGCGGCCACGGCAAGTCCGACGGCGCGCGCGGACACGTCGACCACTTCCGCGAATACCTCGACGACGTCGACGCCGCCCTGCGCGAGCTCGATCGGCGCGCCGGCGACACGAGCCTTCCGGTGTTGATGCTCGGCCACAGCAACGGCGGACTCGTCGCGCTCCGCCTGCTGGCCGATCCGACCCGAGAGCCGAACCGGGTGCGCGCCGTCGTGCTGTCGTCGCCGTTCCTCGGCTTGGCGGCGAAACTGCCGCTGTGGAAGCGCCAGCTCGCGGTGGTGTCGGGCCGGTACGCGCCGCGCCTGTCGATGCCCAACGAGATCCAGATCGACGATCTCACCCACGACCCGGACAAACTCGCGGCGCGCCGCGCGGACACGCTGTGCAACGACAACGCGACGGCCGGGTGGTTCACCGCGGCGTTGCGCGCGCAACGATACGTGTACGACAACGCGGTGCGGATCGAGGTGCCGACGCTGTGGGTCGTCGCCGGCGGCGACCGGCTGGCCGATCCGGCGGCGACGCGCGCCGTGCACGCGCGCCTGCGCGCGCCGTCGGTGTACCGCGAATATCCGGGCTGGCACCACGAAGTGCTCAACGAAGTCGACCGACAGCGCGTGTTCGACGAGATCCGCGCGTTCGCGAAGCAACACTTTCCCGTGAAAAACCAATGAGTTGACGCGCTGCGCGTTTGCGCGTGTCGGCGGCGGCCCCTATACTTCGATCCATCGGCCGCGCCCCCGGCGGTCCTGTTCTTTTCGACCGGAAGAGCCCTGCCCCGCGCTGCGGACGGATGGTCACGGTCGGCGGGGATCGGTGGAGACGTCTATGTATCGACTGTACGGAAGCATGTGCAACCAGCCCAAGCGCCTGCGCGAGGTGCTCGCGCCGGTGCGCGATCTGCTCGTGTCCGAGGGGCCGGTTGCAAGTTGGGGCCTCGGCTACGCCCACGGCGGCGAGGTATTGCTTCGCCGCCACCCGCGCCCGACGGATCGCGTCGACTTCTACGACGTCGTCGAGTCGGTCGCGAGCGACTACATCGTGTTGTACGCATCGTCCGACGCCACGTACAAGGGCAACGACAACACGCAGCCGTTCCGCTACAAGAACTGGCTGTACGCGCAGGCCGGCGAGGTGGATGCGTTCGACGCGATCAAACCCGCGCTGGTCGACCACATTCCCGGGTTCATCGCCCGCAACATCCACGGCAAGACGCCGGCCGAGCACGTGTTCCACGTGTTTTTGGCGTTCTTGCACGACGCCGGCGTCCTCGGCGACATCAACCTGCCGCCCGAGCACGCGCGGCGTGCCCTGCGCGACGCGCTCGCGCTCGTGTACAACCTCATCGTCCAGGCCGGCGGAACCCGGGGCCCCGGCAACGCCATCGTGACGAACACGCGCACCATGCTCGCCGTCCGCGTCGACGACCCGCTGTACGTTCGACGGTTCCGCAAGTCGGACCGGAAAGAGGCGCACGACCTCAAGGCGGTGCTGATCACCAGCGGTGACACCGCGCCAGGCGAGGGATTCGAAGAGGTCCCGCCGCGGTCGGTCATCGCCGTCTCGCGCGACCTGCAGATCGACATCGTCGCCCTCGACGCATAACGGCGCGCGCTGCGGGGCGGCCGGCGCCGCGCGGAGCGGGCTGCCCCGGCGCCCTGCGCAACCGGTTGCGGCGCGCGGCAGATCGTCACGGCGTGCGGTGCGTTCGAACCGCCATGCGCGATGCACGTACTACCGCCGCCCTGCTGTCTGCTGCCGTCGCCGTCGCCATAGCGGCCACCTGGCTCACGCCTGCCGTCCGCGGAGCCCCGCGAGACGCCAGCGGCCCGCTGGCCGTGCGCGCGGCGCTCGGGTCGACGCGCGTCGCGGTCGGCGACGGCGAGGCGCACATGGTCGTGACCGTGCGCGCGCCCGAGCGAGCCGAGCGCCGACGGCCGCCGCTGCACCTGGCGATCGTCATCGACCGCAGCGGCTCGATGGCCGGCGACAAACTCGCACAGGCCAAACGGGCTGCGCGCCAGCTCGTCGAGCGCCTCGACGAGCGCGACCGCGTGGCGGTGGTCGCGTACGGCTCGCAACCCGCGCTCCTCACTCCGGCCGAGCCGGCGACGCCGCGCCACGTCGCCGCGGCGCTGGCGGCGATCGACCGGTTGGTCGACGATGGGGGCACGAACCTGTCCGGCGGGCTCGTCACGGGTCGAGACGAGCTGTTGCCGTGGCGCAGCGCGACCGCGGTATCGCGCGTCGTACTCATCAGCGACGGGCTGGCCAACGAGGGGATCACCGCGCCCGACGAGTTGGCGCAGCTCGCGCGCTCCACCGCCGAGCGCGGCGTGTCGATCACGACCGTGGGCGTCGGCCTCGACTTCGACGAGCAGACGATGACCGCGATCGCCGTCGCGGGCGCCGGCCATTACTACTTCGCCGAGCACGCCGACGCACTCGCGGACATCTTCGACGCCGAGCTGGCGCGCGTCGGCGAAACGGTCGCGACCGACGTACGCGTCGCGATCACCCCCGCGCC
This region of Deltaproteobacteria bacterium genomic DNA includes:
- a CDS encoding VWA domain-containing protein — translated: MRAALGSTRVAVGDGEAHMVVTVRAPERAERRRPPLHLAIVIDRSGSMAGDKLAQAKRAARQLVERLDERDRVAVVAYGSQPALLTPAEPATPRHVAAALAAIDRLVDDGGTNLSGGLVTGRDELLPWRSATAVSRVVLISDGLANEGITAPDELAQLARSTAERGVSITTVGVGLDFDEQTMTAIAVAGAGHYYFAEHADALADIFDAELARVGETVATDVRVAITPAPGVDVVDAYGYDIARDGRTARIAIADVHAGETRKVVVRLRVRADRPGHVDVAAVRVAYRAVSDGHSRTADASATAIATADPRDILDHADRDAMLLIERARTAAALRDATDRYSRGDREGALDVLRARKAEVKQIAKSLAFKELDKDVAAATDEAAAEFSRGSDRFGASGARAKKRIRKRAYDLTY
- a CDS encoding tetratricopeptide repeat protein codes for the protein MFLAAAALAVAAGCGGGQHVDRGKAQTRLDLCAELLTKREYEAAETECKKALQFDPHDHRAHNYLGLIDVLRAADMHKILEIDDCLTGVDAEGLSKKKDRHLLDARAHFEDAIAARRDYGEAYSNLGAVLLQLEEYEAAAAAFRKALENAATLQNPSLTRTNLAWVYFHLGRLPEAAAELRQALRFEPDMCLAHYRLGRVYFARKEWDKALAEFEKVAAQLRVCPIQEAHLYLMKTYVQTGLGANLPRVAQACVALAPQSCVAAECRALVP
- a CDS encoding helix-turn-helix domain-containing protein, translated to MTRSRRSRVTPEQVGQQLRDAREGKGLSVDDIARVTKVPVRSLAALERGAFDELPADVFARGFLRAYARCVGLDGDAIVRAYADSRAAADAGGRGAPAESASGRTADAVGGDARDAVGGDARDAVGGDARDAAGGDARDAVDGEARDAGSRSRLQSTGAFVARHLFDDRAGDGARRGAVTLAVIILVIVATLTMSYLLRGPTSASDGLTRARPAPGAAVAAAPDRARGAPG
- a CDS encoding alpha/beta hydrolase; the protein is MPATAARSTSPSVGPDDTGFIASRDGTALYVEWFDAATDAAPGLAIVLHGYAEHCGRYHEVARVLADLGMPTLTFDFRGHGKSDGARGHVDHFREYLDDVDAALRELDRRAGDTSLPVLMLGHSNGGLVALRLLADPTREPNRVRAVVLSSPFLGLAAKLPLWKRQLAVVSGRYAPRLSMPNEIQIDDLTHDPDKLAARRADTLCNDNATAGWFTAALRAQRYVYDNAVRIEVPTLWVVAGGDRLADPAATRAVHARLRAPSVYREYPGWHHEVLNEVDRQRVFDEIRAFAKQHFPVKNQ